One Nitrospirota bacterium genomic window carries:
- the plsY gene encoding glycerol-3-phosphate 1-O-acyltransferase PlsY, with protein sequence MIVLLLILSFLLGSVPFGVLIAKTKGVDLTKTGSCNIGATNVLRSVGKLPALFTLLGDTLKGAVAILIGKLTGQSEIAVGLMGIFAVLGHDFSIFMKFKGGKGVATSIGTVLFFMPYAGVVVILAWLITAVLTRYSSLSALVAFTVLPFASVFIYGQTFDKFNFSLILALLIFYKHKVNVRKLLSGEEPKIGKKSCEKSDTPT encoded by the coding sequence ATGATAGTTTTGCTGCTCATACTTTCTTTTCTTTTAGGCTCAGTTCCCTTTGGGGTGCTGATAGCCAAAACCAAAGGTGTGGATTTGACAAAAACAGGAAGCTGTAACATTGGCGCCACAAACGTACTGAGATCAGTTGGAAAACTGCCAGCCCTCTTTACTCTCCTTGGGGATACACTTAAGGGCGCTGTTGCCATATTAATAGGCAAACTAACCGGACAGAGCGAAATTGCCGTAGGCCTTATGGGCATTTTTGCCGTATTAGGCCATGATTTTTCAATATTTATGAAATTTAAGGGCGGCAAGGGGGTTGCAACAAGCATTGGAACAGTTTTGTTTTTTATGCCCTATGCCGGTGTGGTTGTAATACTGGCGTGGCTTATAACAGCAGTGCTTACACGGTACTCTTCTTTGTCGGCACTGGTTGCCTTTACAGTGCTCCCGTTTGCATCTGTTTTTATATATGGCCAGACGTTTGATAAATTTAACTTCAGCCTGATACTGGCCCTTCTGATTTTTTATAAACACAAGGTAAATGTCCGGAAGCTACTCAGTGGCGAGGAACCTAAAATCGGAAAAAAGAGCTGTGAAAAAAGCGATACTCCTACTTAG
- a CDS encoding ATP-binding cassette domain-containing protein: protein MKSLTVRLSITVDSYKYPDGTKALSAIDLKIKQGEFVGILGANGSGKTTLLKIMDGIIKDYDGTSFLDGKDLRKLSPREIYSKVGMVFQNPDDQLFASTVFEDVSFGPVNMGVSNEETIHLVQKALKAVEMDPFAKKSIHNLSYGQKKRVCIAGLLAMGHEILLLDEPTSGLDPMGEYKMMSLLNKLNKENSVTIVMATHSVELIPLFLHNLYILSRGSVTRGGKPEEVFTAPEDMEDVKLRLPQIAELIYKLKNEDALPFSKLPLTIGEARREILKLYS from the coding sequence ATTAAATCTTTAACAGTCAGACTCTCAATAACAGTTGACTCTTATAAATACCCTGACGGCACAAAGGCGCTTTCTGCAATTGACTTAAAGATAAAACAGGGCGAATTTGTGGGCATACTGGGTGCTAACGGCTCAGGGAAAACCACGCTGCTTAAGATAATGGACGGAATAATTAAGGACTATGACGGAACGTCATTTTTAGACGGCAAGGATTTACGGAAACTGTCCCCACGTGAAATTTATAGCAAAGTGGGTATGGTTTTTCAAAATCCTGACGATCAACTCTTTGCCTCAACTGTGTTTGAGGATGTCTCTTTTGGCCCTGTAAACATGGGGGTCTCTAATGAAGAGACCATACACCTTGTACAAAAAGCGCTTAAAGCAGTTGAGATGGACCCCTTTGCAAAAAAATCAATCCATAATCTTAGTTACGGACAGAAAAAAAGAGTCTGCATAGCAGGACTTTTGGCAATGGGACACGAAATACTGCTCCTTGATGAGCCAACCTCCGGGTTAGACCCCATGGGTGAATACAAGATGATGTCTCTTCTAAATAAATTAAATAAGGAAAACTCTGTAACAATTGTTATGGCAACTCACAGCGTTGAGCTAATCCCCTTGTTCCTTCATAATCTCTACATACTAAGCAGAGGCAGTGTCACCAGGGGAGGTAAACCGGAGGAGGTCTTTACAGCCCCGGAGGATATGGAGGATGTTAAGCTCCGTCTCCCTCAAATAGCCGAGCTTATTTATAAACTAAAAAATGAGGATGCCCTGCCCTTTAGCAAACTCCCGCTTACTATCGGAGAGGCCAGAAGGGAAATACTTAAATTGTACTCATGA
- a CDS encoding formate--tetrahydrofolate ligase, producing the protein MPLDPTKHADWEIAEAAEKNMKTVYQLADELGLEKSELLPHGHYVAKLDFKSILKRLSSKPDGKYIDVTAITPTPLGEGKSTTTMGLTQGLGKRKKNVIAAIRQPSGGPTMNIKGSAAGGGLSQCVPLTPFSLGLTGDINAIVNAHNLSMVALTSRMQHELNYSDEQLAKRNLKRLGVDPNNVQQGWIMDFCAQSLRKMIIGMGGKMNGYMMESRFDIAVSSEIMAILAVANDLKDFRERMGKIVVAYDKQGRPISTSDLEVAGAMTAWMVQALNPNLMQTIEGQPVLVHAGPFANIAIGQSSIIADRVGLKLADYHVTESGFGADIGFEKFWNLKCRYSALKPHAAVIVATIRALKCHGGAPIPVPGKPIPEEYKGENVEWVDKGCVNLIHHIKTIKSSGINPVVCINAFFTDTDNEIATVRRNAEAAGARVALSRHWEKGGEGALELADAVVDACNEENQFKFLYPLEMPLTQRIDKIAKEIYNADGADFSPEALKKAKTIESDPELSKLGTCMVKTHLSVSDNPNKKGLPKDWRLFVRDILTFKGAGFVVPVAGDIKLMPGTSSDPAYRRVDVDVETGKVKGLF; encoded by the coding sequence GTGCCACTTGATCCAACAAAACACGCTGACTGGGAGATAGCCGAGGCAGCAGAAAAAAACATGAAGACCGTATATCAGTTGGCAGATGAGCTTGGGCTTGAAAAGAGCGAGCTTTTGCCGCATGGTCATTATGTTGCAAAATTGGACTTTAAGAGTATCCTTAAACGTCTGTCCAGTAAGCCTGACGGTAAGTATATTGACGTTACCGCAATAACTCCGACCCCTCTTGGCGAGGGCAAATCCACAACCACAATGGGGCTCACTCAAGGACTTGGCAAACGGAAAAAGAATGTTATAGCGGCAATAAGACAACCCTCCGGCGGCCCCACAATGAACATTAAAGGTTCAGCAGCAGGTGGCGGGCTTTCTCAGTGTGTGCCTCTGACTCCATTTTCACTTGGGTTAACCGGTGACATTAACGCCATAGTGAATGCCCATAACCTCTCAATGGTCGCTCTTACCTCCAGAATGCAACACGAGCTTAACTACTCGGATGAGCAACTGGCAAAGAGGAATCTCAAACGTCTTGGCGTTGATCCAAACAACGTGCAGCAGGGGTGGATAATGGACTTCTGCGCTCAGTCCTTACGGAAAATGATAATCGGAATGGGCGGAAAAATGAACGGGTACATGATGGAGAGCCGCTTTGACATAGCGGTGTCATCGGAGATTATGGCTATCCTTGCAGTTGCCAATGATCTAAAAGATTTCAGAGAAAGAATGGGTAAAATCGTAGTTGCCTATGACAAACAGGGCAGACCGATTTCAACCTCCGACCTGGAGGTGGCAGGAGCTATGACCGCCTGGATGGTTCAGGCACTGAATCCAAACCTGATGCAGACCATAGAGGGACAGCCGGTGTTGGTTCATGCCGGACCTTTTGCTAATATTGCAATCGGACAGTCCTCAATTATTGCAGACAGAGTGGGATTAAAACTTGCAGATTACCATGTTACTGAATCAGGGTTTGGCGCAGACATTGGTTTTGAGAAATTCTGGAACCTGAAGTGCAGGTACTCTGCCCTAAAGCCTCATGCTGCGGTCATCGTTGCCACAATCCGGGCACTAAAGTGTCACGGTGGAGCACCTATTCCGGTACCGGGTAAGCCCATTCCTGAAGAGTATAAGGGTGAAAACGTAGAGTGGGTTGATAAGGGCTGTGTAAACCTTATTCATCACATAAAGACGATTAAATCATCAGGGATTAACCCTGTTGTGTGTATCAATGCTTTCTTTACGGATACGGATAATGAGATTGCAACGGTGAGAAGGAATGCCGAGGCAGCAGGAGCTCGTGTGGCTCTGTCCAGACATTGGGAAAAGGGCGGCGAGGGTGCACTTGAGTTAGCCGATGCCGTAGTGGATGCTTGTAACGAGGAAAACCAGTTCAAATTCCTCTATCCATTAGAGATGCCGCTTACCCAAAGGATCGATAAAATCGCTAAAGAGATATATAATGCAGACGGAGCTGACTTCTCACCTGAGGCCCTTAAAAAGGCTAAGACTATCGAGTCTGACCCTGAATTAAGCAAGCTTGGCACCTGTATGGTTAAAACCCACCTGAGTGTCTCCGACAATCCTAACAAAAAAGGACTTCCTAAAGACTGGCGGCTCTTTGTACGGGATATACTGACTTTCAAAGGGGCCGGGTTTGTCGTACCGGTAGCAGGTGATATTAAGCTTATGCCTGGGACCTCATCAGACCCAGCATACAGACGCGTTGACGTTGACGTTGAAACAGGAAAAGTTAAAGGACTGTTCTAA
- a CDS encoding sirohydrochlorin cobaltochelatase: MKERKLKKRNLQQNPAIVIAAFGTTSRGKAAYDRFDKKVREQYPAYEIRWAYTSEIIREKTGIPGILQTLAQLEDSGYRKAIIQPLQIFPGTEYHELIETCRSFPGMRIVAGETLLHRWQHVHEVFALVSQSFLKKDEGFNIVVAHGTPLCADPANILYLSLESYISQQVSNSFFATVDGFPDKLHALNKLFAHSDAKKIKNVRLIPFMFISGLHFEHDLMGDNDSFKTALQNMGYKVECLTITHENQIYSKGLGFYEGIPEMFINRIERAMSLMEVY, encoded by the coding sequence TTGAAAGAAAGAAAACTTAAAAAAAGAAATTTACAACAAAATCCCGCTATTGTTATAGCTGCCTTTGGCACCACTTCACGTGGCAAGGCTGCTTATGACAGATTTGATAAAAAAGTCAGGGAGCAGTATCCTGCATACGAAATCCGATGGGCATACACGTCTGAGATAATACGCGAAAAAACCGGAATACCAGGAATTCTCCAGACTTTGGCACAATTGGAGGACAGCGGTTACAGAAAGGCCATAATCCAGCCGCTTCAGATTTTTCCGGGTACCGAATACCATGAGTTAATTGAAACCTGCCGTTCCTTTCCAGGAATGCGTATCGTAGCCGGAGAGACTCTCCTTCACAGATGGCAGCACGTGCATGAGGTGTTTGCTCTTGTCTCACAGAGCTTTCTTAAAAAGGATGAAGGATTTAATATCGTTGTTGCCCACGGAACACCTCTTTGTGCTGACCCCGCTAATATCCTCTACCTGTCTCTTGAATCCTATATTTCTCAGCAGGTTTCTAATTCTTTTTTTGCTACAGTTGACGGATTCCCTGATAAATTACATGCGCTAAATAAACTCTTTGCTCACTCGGACGCCAAAAAAATCAAAAATGTGCGCTTAATCCCTTTTATGTTTATCTCAGGACTTCACTTTGAGCACGATTTGATGGGTGATAACGACAGTTTTAAAACAGCTCTGCAAAACATGGGTTACAAGGTTGAATGTCTTACAATCACACACGAAAATCAGATTTACTCCAAAGGTCTAGGTTTTTATGAAGGAATACCTGAAATGTTTATTAACAGAATTGAACGCGCTATGTCGCTTATGGAGGTTTATTAA
- the pgsA gene encoding CDP-diacylglycerol--glycerol-3-phosphate 3-phosphatidyltransferase, with protein MKTIRLNAPTVLTLSRILLIPVFLYVTPTQPLAGAAVFGLAAITDFLDGYLARRSGQVTTFGIIMDPIADKFLVIAALILLVDMGYLSIWPAVIIIVREFLVTTLRVVALTKDIVIKAELGGKLKTATQIAGILCMIVEGNLFTGFNFYTTGLMFIWISVFLAVVSGVQYTVVFWRKI; from the coding sequence ATGAAAACAATACGTCTTAATGCTCCAACAGTGTTGACGTTAAGCAGGATTTTGTTGATTCCCGTGTTTTTGTACGTAACTCCGACTCAGCCGTTAGCTGGGGCTGCGGTGTTTGGACTGGCAGCAATTACGGATTTTCTGGACGGTTATCTGGCAAGGCGTTCCGGGCAGGTTACAACGTTTGGGATAATTATGGACCCGATAGCAGATAAGTTTTTAGTCATAGCGGCTCTTATCCTTCTTGTTGATATGGGGTATCTGTCAATATGGCCTGCTGTGATAATAATTGTCAGGGAGTTTCTTGTTACTACTCTCAGAGTCGTAGCCCTCACTAAGGATATTGTTATAAAGGCAGAACTGGGAGGCAAACTTAAGACAGCAACCCAGATAGCCGGAATACTATGTATGATAGTGGAGGGCAATCTCTTTACCGGATTTAACTTCTACACCACAGGGCTTATGTTTATCTGGATTTCTGTGTTTCTTGCCGTTGTCTCAGGTGTACAATATACGGTGGTGTTTTGGAGAAAAATATGA
- the fdhF gene encoding formate dehydrogenase subunit alpha — protein MDINLTINGKKLIAQEGKTILQAARENGIFIPTLCDNPHLEPYGGCRLCLVELEGVRRPFSSCTTPVTEGMKVRTDTPYIEKLRKTVVELLLSDHPNDCMVCESAGNCKLQELAYLYGLRSNRFYGQRRQYHVKDGNPFLERDMEKCILCGLCVRVCDEVQGVGAIDISYRGFKSKVCPPFEKDLNCEFCGQCVSVCPTGALTGKIWAKRGRQHLKKVDTTCAYCGTGCSITLEVKDNEVARIYSKPDTHNQGWLCVKGRFGFEFIKSKDRLKTPLIKKDGKLQEAGWDEALSLIADKFTEIKKQHGADALAGLSSARCTNEDNYIFQKFMRAAVGTNNVDHCARFUHSPTVAGLATVFGSGAMSNSVRETEDNDVIFVIGSNTKENHPVVALRMIKAVKKGAKLIIADPRKVPLVKNSHLWLQQLPGTDVALINGIMHVIYKEGLMDKSFIAERTEDFEKIIPIIEKFTPEAAEKITRVPKEKIIEAARIYGGAKSAGVYYTMGITQHSHGTDNVFSLANLVLMTGNIGKPNAGLNPLRGQNNVQGSSDMACAPNVYPGYQKVDDEAVQKKFEAAWGVPLSNKVGLNAVDMMYAAEAGKIKGMYIMGENPVMSDPDKEHTEKVLKGIDFLVVQDIFMTETGRLADVVLPATCFAEKEGTFTNTDRTVQRVRKALEPPGDAKDDMSVIVELSKRLGLEMPNTTAETVFGEIGSVWTNMKGMNYNRLEKGGLQWPCPDENHPGTPYLFKDTFPRGKGRFTPVDFRPSEELPDDEYPLMLTTGRQLFHYHTGTMSRRVRALSTVSPKAYIEIHPLDAERLSIREGEMLKVSSRRGSIVLKARVIKSPDVGVVFIPFHFKEAAANELTNPVYDPICKIPEFKVCAVKIEKL, from the coding sequence ATGGATATAAATTTAACAATTAACGGCAAGAAGTTAATAGCACAAGAGGGAAAGACAATCCTTCAGGCTGCTCGTGAAAACGGGATTTTTATTCCAACCCTGTGTGACAACCCTCATCTTGAGCCATACGGAGGCTGCCGCCTCTGTCTTGTTGAACTTGAGGGGGTAAGAAGACCATTTTCCTCATGCACCACACCAGTCACCGAGGGAATGAAGGTAAGGACTGATACCCCTTATATAGAGAAACTAAGAAAAACTGTGGTAGAGCTGCTTCTTTCCGACCATCCCAATGACTGTATGGTTTGTGAGAGTGCAGGCAACTGTAAACTCCAGGAGCTTGCCTACCTGTACGGCCTTCGGTCAAACCGCTTCTACGGCCAAAGACGCCAGTATCATGTCAAAGACGGTAATCCGTTTCTTGAACGGGACATGGAAAAGTGTATACTTTGCGGCTTGTGCGTTCGGGTGTGTGATGAGGTACAAGGGGTCGGTGCAATTGACATATCCTATAGGGGTTTTAAGTCCAAAGTTTGTCCGCCTTTTGAGAAGGATTTAAACTGCGAATTTTGCGGCCAGTGTGTTTCAGTGTGCCCTACAGGAGCGTTAACCGGAAAGATTTGGGCTAAAAGGGGACGCCAGCACCTAAAGAAGGTTGACACAACGTGTGCATACTGCGGCACTGGCTGCAGCATTACTCTTGAGGTTAAAGATAACGAGGTGGCACGGATTTACTCCAAACCGGACACCCACAATCAGGGATGGCTCTGCGTTAAGGGGCGTTTTGGGTTTGAATTCATTAAAAGCAAAGACAGGCTGAAAACTCCTCTTATCAAAAAAGACGGCAAATTGCAGGAGGCCGGCTGGGATGAAGCACTTAGCCTTATTGCAGATAAATTTACAGAGATAAAGAAACAGCACGGAGCTGATGCTCTTGCCGGGCTTTCCTCGGCACGGTGTACAAACGAGGATAACTATATATTTCAAAAATTTATGAGGGCGGCAGTTGGTACTAATAACGTTGACCACTGCGCCAGGTTTTGACACAGCCCTACTGTGGCCGGTCTGGCCACCGTGTTTGGTTCAGGAGCTATGTCTAATTCTGTGCGTGAGACAGAGGATAACGATGTGATTTTTGTTATTGGCTCAAACACCAAAGAAAATCACCCCGTGGTGGCTTTGCGGATGATTAAGGCGGTTAAAAAGGGAGCTAAACTCATCATAGCCGACCCACGTAAGGTGCCCCTTGTTAAAAACTCACACCTGTGGCTTCAACAACTGCCGGGCACTGACGTTGCCCTGATTAACGGCATCATGCACGTCATATATAAAGAGGGATTAATGGATAAGTCCTTTATAGCAGAACGTACTGAGGATTTTGAAAAAATAATCCCAATTATAGAAAAATTTACGCCAGAGGCCGCTGAAAAAATCACCCGCGTGCCTAAAGAGAAAATCATAGAGGCGGCACGTATCTACGGAGGCGCTAAAAGTGCCGGTGTTTACTACACCATGGGAATAACTCAGCACTCTCACGGCACAGACAACGTGTTTTCACTTGCTAACCTTGTTCTTATGACAGGCAATATTGGTAAGCCTAATGCCGGTTTAAATCCGCTAAGGGGACAAAATAATGTACAAGGCTCATCTGACATGGCCTGCGCTCCTAACGTCTATCCTGGGTATCAGAAGGTGGATGATGAGGCTGTTCAGAAAAAATTTGAAGCAGCCTGGGGTGTACCGCTTTCCAACAAAGTCGGCCTTAACGCCGTTGACATGATGTATGCCGCAGAGGCAGGCAAAATCAAAGGCATGTACATAATGGGTGAAAATCCGGTAATGAGCGACCCCGATAAGGAACACACTGAAAAGGTGCTAAAAGGGATAGATTTTCTCGTAGTGCAGGACATTTTTATGACAGAAACCGGACGTCTTGCCGATGTGGTGTTACCTGCCACATGTTTTGCCGAAAAAGAAGGTACATTTACAAACACCGACCGGACGGTGCAAAGAGTGAGAAAGGCGCTTGAGCCGCCTGGTGATGCTAAAGATGACATGTCGGTAATAGTTGAGCTCTCTAAGCGGCTTGGGCTTGAAATGCCCAACACTACAGCCGAAACGGTTTTTGGCGAAATCGGCAGTGTGTGGACCAATATGAAGGGGATGAACTATAACAGGCTTGAAAAAGGCGGGCTTCAATGGCCCTGCCCGGATGAAAACCATCCCGGAACGCCGTATCTCTTTAAAGACACTTTTCCGCGCGGTAAGGGCAGATTTACTCCGGTTGACTTTCGCCCTTCGGAGGAGTTGCCAGACGATGAGTATCCATTGATGCTGACCACAGGGAGACAGCTTTTCCACTACCACACCGGCACTATGTCCCGACGGGTTCGGGCGCTTTCAACGGTATCACCAAAAGCTTATATTGAAATTCATCCGCTGGATGCCGAGCGCTTAAGCATTAGAGAGGGAGAGATGCTAAAAGTCTCTTCACGGCGCGGCTCAATAGTGCTTAAAGCCAGGGTGATTAAAAGCCCTGATGTCGGAGTGGTGTTTATCCCATTTCATTTCAAAGAGGCAGCAGCTAATGAGCTGACCAATCCGGTGTATGACCCAATATGCAAAATACCGGAGTTTAAGGTATGTGCAGTTAAAATAGAAAAACTGTAA
- the cbiQ gene encoding cobalt ECF transporter T component CbiQ, with protein sequence MHSLTEYSNKNYWICRVDSRVKLVVTFVLLVMILTYKGFTFPLLMFFLCLMLCFRIKIPLNTFVLRFSEPAFIAAVLLVLKIFFTGHDVLFHINLYSVSVTGYRDGLMTGLAIVGRIIGAVSVVVTLGFTTQFAEIMAALSWFRIPKSFVEISMFALRYIFVLIDDATVIYSAQKNRLGYSSIKRGLKSFGTLAGSLTLKAFEHSQNLTTAMVQRGYDGYIPLPETLPLKHTDIIVSILFLILMGAAWRI encoded by the coding sequence ATGCACTCCCTCACTGAGTATTCAAACAAAAACTACTGGATTTGCAGGGTTGACTCCAGGGTAAAACTCGTTGTCACCTTTGTGCTTTTAGTTATGATCTTAACTTATAAGGGGTTTACATTTCCTTTGCTTATGTTTTTTCTATGTTTAATGTTGTGTTTTAGAATAAAAATACCTTTAAACACTTTTGTCCTCAGATTTTCTGAGCCAGCTTTTATAGCAGCTGTGCTACTGGTATTAAAAATTTTCTTTACCGGTCATGATGTACTTTTTCATATAAATCTCTACAGCGTATCTGTTACCGGATACCGGGACGGACTGATGACTGGGCTTGCCATAGTAGGGAGAATAATCGGAGCGGTGTCTGTTGTCGTAACACTTGGCTTTACCACGCAATTTGCCGAGATAATGGCGGCTCTTTCGTGGTTTAGGATACCTAAAAGCTTCGTCGAAATATCCATGTTTGCCCTCAGATACATTTTTGTGTTGATAGATGATGCTACGGTAATCTATAGCGCTCAAAAAAACCGTCTTGGCTACTCCTCTATTAAAAGGGGTCTCAAGTCCTTTGGCACACTTGCTGGCTCTCTGACCCTGAAAGCATTCGAGCACAGTCAAAACCTGACCACAGCCATGGTTCAAAGAGGATACGACGGCTACATTCCATTGCCTGAAACCCTGCCGCTAAAACATACTGACATCATTGTTTCCATCCTGTTTCTTATACTTATGGGGGCAGCGTGGAGAATCTAA
- the queC gene encoding 7-cyano-7-deazaguanine synthase QueC, protein MSGSYSVARNLKSEKRAVKKAILLLSGGVDSSTTLAVALSEGYDVHALSFDYGQRHKIELQFSSRIAELFNVKKHTVLSFNLRAIGGSALTSDIAVPKGVPQDTSESIPVTYVPARNTIFLSFALSLAEAAGAEDIFIGANAVDYSGYPDCRPEYLRAFEAMANLATKAGVEHTSEFKIHAPLLYMSKAEIITLGVSLGVDFALTLSCYDPGPTGTPCGECQSCLIRERGFKEAAIADPQLI, encoded by the coding sequence ATGTCCGGAAGCTACTCAGTGGCGAGGAACCTAAAATCGGAAAAAAGAGCTGTGAAAAAAGCGATACTCCTACTTAGCGGCGGGGTGGATTCCTCTACAACCCTTGCTGTTGCACTCTCTGAGGGGTATGACGTACATGCACTGTCGTTTGATTACGGGCAAAGACACAAGATTGAGTTGCAATTTTCAAGCCGCATAGCTGAACTCTTTAATGTAAAAAAACACACTGTTTTGAGTTTTAATTTAAGAGCAATCGGAGGCTCAGCTCTTACCTCTGACATTGCAGTTCCTAAGGGCGTACCTCAGGATACCTCCGAGTCCATACCGGTAACATACGTACCGGCAAGAAACACGATTTTTCTTTCCTTTGCCCTTTCCTTAGCTGAAGCTGCCGGGGCAGAAGATATCTTTATTGGAGCCAATGCAGTTGACTATAGCGGTTATCCTGACTGCCGCCCGGAGTATCTCAGGGCTTTTGAGGCTATGGCAAATCTGGCAACAAAGGCCGGAGTTGAGCATACCTCGGAGTTTAAAATCCATGCGCCGCTACTGTACATGTCTAAGGCAGAAATTATAACGCTTGGCGTCTCCCTTGGAGTTGACTTTGCTTTAACTTTGAGTTGCTATGATCCAGGCCCCACAGGTACTCCTTGTGGAGAGTGCCAAAGCTGCTTAATAAGAGAGAGGGGTTTTAAAGAGGCCGCAATTGCCGATCCGCAATTGATATAA